One Paenibacillus riograndensis SBR5 DNA segment encodes these proteins:
- a CDS encoding thioredoxin family protein yields the protein MDKITSPAEFQVAIQSPRLTVAVFKADWCSDCKFIDPFMPDVEQKYTDRLTLVEVDVDAVGDVSQEQNILGIPSFVAYSDGRELVRFVNKLRKSREEIEGFLDRALEVYLTIHK from the coding sequence ATGGATAAAATTACTTCGCCTGCGGAATTTCAGGTGGCGATTCAATCGCCCCGTCTGACCGTGGCCGTGTTCAAAGCCGACTGGTGCTCCGACTGCAAGTTCATTGATCCGTTCATGCCTGATGTAGAGCAGAAATATACGGACCGCCTCACACTGGTTGAAGTGGATGTTGACGCTGTAGGCGATGTCAGCCAGGAACAGAATATTCTCGGCATTCCCAGCTTTGTTGCGTATAGCGATGGCCGCGAGCTCGTGAGATTCGTGAACAAGCTGCGCAAATCCCGTGAGGAGATCGAGGGGTTTCTGGACAGGGCGCTCGAAGTTTATCTGACCATACACAAGTAA
- a CDS encoding COX15/CtaA family protein codes for MTMNQLKWLSYITCLIMFMALLGGAVVTKTGSGLECGNEWPLCHGKLIPAYTIGSLIEYTHRLFSGLAGLLSLASMFAFWRYARERRDLQVFALLTLLFVVVQGGMGALAVIRPQSAAVMALHMGFSLIAFASSLMLALGTKRRHAWGDAPPVADRGVSRGFRNLTWAAALYSYIVVYIGAYVSHTDSQGGCSGWPLCNGEWFPELSGGVTIVFTHRVAAALLFLLIACLGHLAFWKHKAQPELRALGIAAVVLCLLQVLSGAAVVHTLYNERLYIFAALAHILLIAGLFGVLCYMSVRVWQLERANK; via the coding sequence TTGACGATGAATCAATTGAAATGGCTCAGCTACATCACTTGTCTAATTATGTTTATGGCTCTGCTCGGCGGAGCCGTGGTCACCAAAACAGGTTCCGGGCTGGAGTGCGGCAATGAATGGCCGCTGTGTCACGGAAAGCTTATTCCTGCCTATACAATAGGCTCCCTCATTGAGTATACCCATCGTCTGTTCAGCGGTCTTGCCGGTCTGCTGTCCCTTGCTTCAATGTTTGCCTTTTGGCGTTATGCCCGTGAGCGGAGAGATCTGCAGGTGTTTGCCCTGCTGACGCTTTTATTCGTGGTAGTGCAGGGAGGAATGGGGGCACTCGCGGTGATCCGGCCGCAGTCGGCTGCGGTGATGGCGCTGCATATGGGCTTTTCGCTGATCGCTTTCGCCAGCTCGCTGATGCTTGCCCTGGGGACGAAACGCAGGCATGCATGGGGGGATGCTCCCCCTGTGGCGGACCGGGGGGTCAGCAGGGGCTTCCGCAACTTAACGTGGGCGGCTGCGTTATATTCTTATATAGTGGTTTATATTGGGGCGTATGTCAGCCATACAGACTCCCAGGGAGGCTGCTCCGGGTGGCCGCTCTGTAACGGGGAGTGGTTCCCTGAGCTGTCAGGCGGAGTAACCATTGTTTTTACGCACAGGGTTGCGGCGGCGCTGCTGTTTCTCCTGATTGCGTGCCTTGGACATCTGGCCTTCTGGAAACATAAAGCGCAGCCTGAGCTGAGAGCCCTTGGCATTGCAGCAGTTGTGCTGTGTCTGCTTCAGGTACTCAGCGGTGCGGCTGTTGTTCATACCCTATATAACGAAAGGCTGTACATATTTGCCGCACTGGCACATATTCTCCTGATCGCCGGGCTTTTCGGTGTTCTGTGTTATATGAGTGTGCGCGTATGGCAGCTGGAAAGAGCGAATAAATAG